A part of Candidatus Deferrimicrobium borealis genomic DNA contains:
- a CDS encoding MFS transporter, translating to MAVPKLHRNVVALGMVSLLTDLSSEMIYPLLPVFLTVTLAAGPAALGLIEGVAETTASLLKLFSGVWSDRSGRKKPLVIAGYGLSSLARPLIGFATGWGHVLAVRFCDRIGKGVRTSPRDALIAAYVPASLRGKAFGLQRSMDHFGAVLGPVVAFLLLAGGISLRSVFLLSIVPGLTAVAVLAFLVRDAPAAPPSPHSVSALRRDGLSPEFRRYLLLVGLFTLGNASDAFLILRAVDAGVPVRYVPLLWGAFHVVKSSFSVPAGALSDRIPRKRVVAAGWCVYAACYAAFSVVSGATATIAVFLLYGLYAAACEGAERAMVADFVPAERRGTAFGWFHLVTGICALPASVLFGLLWNAYGAPAAFGVSAGLALLAAGLLLLLRPEKYERIP from the coding sequence ATGGCCGTCCCGAAACTGCACCGGAACGTCGTCGCGCTCGGGATGGTCAGCCTGCTCACCGACCTGTCGAGCGAGATGATCTACCCGCTTCTGCCGGTCTTCCTCACCGTCACCCTGGCCGCCGGCCCCGCCGCCCTCGGACTGATCGAGGGGGTCGCGGAGACGACGGCGAGCCTGCTCAAACTCTTCTCCGGGGTCTGGTCCGACCGGAGCGGAAGGAAGAAGCCGCTGGTGATCGCAGGGTACGGCCTCTCTTCCCTCGCCCGCCCGCTCATCGGGTTCGCGACCGGATGGGGACACGTCCTCGCCGTGCGCTTCTGCGACCGGATCGGGAAGGGGGTGCGGACCTCCCCGAGGGACGCGCTGATCGCCGCGTACGTCCCCGCTTCGCTGCGGGGGAAGGCGTTCGGGCTGCAGCGGTCGATGGACCACTTCGGGGCGGTGCTCGGGCCCGTGGTCGCGTTCCTCCTCCTGGCGGGGGGGATCTCCCTTCGCTCCGTCTTTCTCCTTTCGATCGTGCCGGGGCTGACGGCCGTCGCCGTCCTCGCATTCCTGGTCCGCGACGCCCCCGCCGCACCGCCGTCTCCGCACTCGGTGAGCGCGCTGCGCCGCGACGGGCTTTCGCCGGAATTCCGTCGGTACCTGCTCCTCGTCGGCCTGTTCACCCTCGGGAACGCGAGCGACGCCTTCCTCATCCTGCGGGCCGTGGACGCCGGCGTGCCCGTGCGGTACGTCCCGTTGTTGTGGGGGGCGTTCCACGTGGTGAAATCGTCCTTCTCCGTCCCCGCGGGCGCCCTCTCCGACCGGATTCCCAGGAAGCGGGTGGTGGCGGCCGGCTGGTGCGTGTACGCCGCCTGCTACGCGGCCTTCTCCGTCGTCAGCGGCGCGACCGCAACGATCGCCGTCTTCCTGCTGTACGGGCTTTACGCGGCGGCGTGCGAGGGCGCCGAGCGGGCGATGGTGGCCGATTTCGTCCCGGCCGAACGGAGGGGGACGGCGTTCGGCTGGTTTCACCTCGTCACCGGAATCTGCGCCCTCCCCGCGAGCGTCCTCTTCGGACTCCTGTGGAACGCCTACGGCGCCCCCGCGGCCTTCGGCGTCAGCGCCGGGCTCGCCCTCCTCGCCGCGGGGCTCCTGCTCCTCCTGCGCCCGGAAAAGTATGAGAGAATCCCTTAA
- a CDS encoding TonB family protein has protein sequence MRQPESVPAPRGWTGRAAWRGAGASLFLHLFVGAAMIFALSGPPKGPPQVIDLTLLPPVGIARSPVPPPFVSTVKPSRVPGTVAPPDPPLLPASQPVANPPEATAPASPSAAAANMGDPAPGSPHAPAGAPVPADQGPVKTGAGGSPGIPGASPPPTAEFAWIRDAIQGAIAYPATARRMGWEGKVVVAFQLLSDGSVRDVRVVQGSGYAALDRGAIDAVRNASPFPRSPVEAEVITPVVYRLTTR, from the coding sequence ATGAGGCAGCCGGAGAGCGTCCCCGCGCCGCGGGGCTGGACGGGCAGAGCCGCCTGGAGAGGTGCGGGGGCGTCGCTCTTCCTGCACCTCTTCGTCGGGGCGGCGATGATCTTCGCGCTCTCCGGCCCCCCGAAGGGGCCCCCGCAGGTGATCGACCTCACTCTCCTCCCCCCCGTCGGAATCGCCCGGAGCCCGGTCCCGCCCCCCTTCGTTTCCACCGTGAAACCGTCACGGGTCCCCGGGACGGTCGCCCCGCCGGATCCTCCCCTCCTTCCCGCTTCCCAGCCCGTCGCGAATCCGCCCGAAGCGACCGCGCCGGCGAGCCCGTCCGCGGCGGCTGCGAATATGGGCGACCCCGCCCCCGGATCTCCGCACGCACCTGCCGGGGCGCCGGTCCCGGCAGACCAGGGTCCTGTCAAGACTGGCGCCGGGGGTTCGCCGGGGATCCCGGGTGCATCGCCCCCCCCGACGGCGGAGTTCGCCTGGATCCGCGACGCGATCCAGGGCGCGATCGCCTACCCCGCAACGGCGCGCAGGATGGGGTGGGAGGGGAAAGTCGTGGTGGCCTTCCAGCTCCTCTCGGACGGATCGGTGCGGGACGTGCGGGTCGTGCAGGGCTCGGGGTACGCCGCCCTCGACCGGGGAGCGATCGACGCGGTGCGAAACGCCTCCCCCTTCCCCCGCTCCCCCGTCGAAGCGGAGGTCATCACCCCGGTCGTCTATCGGCTGACGACGCGATGA
- a CDS encoding ATP-binding protein encodes MTLLTDLIARNEDRLLGRILSLAEESGYLRFVPGPPEEWAATLRGLSGSLLQAFRADPSPPSLTPEDVGRNDGLSAFGVAEARKRRREGMPLGIFLGLVKFFRQAYLDLVRTAGLPREEEERLLRYIERFFDRNEVASCVSWTAESVSERVAELQEKHDELSRAHRMVATGKEEWEGTLDRVDDMLFLADPHRRIRRCNRTFREFVGRTYAEILGQPFDRLLSEAGIDAALPLGKPVECFHARTGKWFVLRHYPFEDASRSGTRGTIVTLHDATERKKAAEELTRKNLRLNEALAALKRSQARVLHQEKMASVGQLAAGVAHEISDPIGFVNSNLSTLAKYLSRIEGFLAAQSECIAAGAPPAQVESVRQQRAGLKIDYIMKDLEDLVRESMEGAERVQSIVADLKGFSRVDESDYRQADLNECLGSTINIAWNEIKYKATLKKEFGEIPRTRCLPHQMNRVFMNLLVNAAHAIEEKGVITVRSWEEDGYVCVSVADTGRGIPEADLSRIFDPFFTTKEIGKGTGLGLSITYDIVKKHNGEITVRSEPGKGTVFTVRIPVVAEV; translated from the coding sequence ATGACGCTGCTGACCGATCTGATCGCCCGGAACGAGGACCGCCTGCTCGGGCGGATCCTCTCCCTCGCCGAGGAGAGCGGTTATCTCCGTTTCGTCCCCGGGCCCCCCGAGGAGTGGGCGGCCACGCTCCGCGGGCTGTCCGGCTCCCTGCTCCAGGCGTTCCGCGCCGATCCCTCCCCCCCCTCGCTCACCCCCGAGGACGTCGGCCGCAACGACGGACTCTCCGCGTTCGGCGTCGCCGAGGCGCGCAAGCGCCGCCGCGAGGGGATGCCTCTCGGGATCTTCCTCGGGCTCGTCAAGTTTTTCCGCCAGGCGTACCTCGACCTGGTCCGGACCGCCGGGCTCCCGCGCGAGGAGGAAGAGAGGCTCCTTCGGTACATCGAGCGGTTCTTCGATCGGAACGAAGTCGCCTCCTGCGTGTCGTGGACCGCGGAGAGCGTCTCGGAGCGGGTCGCGGAACTCCAGGAGAAGCACGACGAACTCTCCCGCGCGCACCGGATGGTGGCGACGGGAAAGGAGGAGTGGGAAGGCACGCTCGATCGCGTCGACGACATGCTCTTCCTGGCCGATCCGCACCGCCGGATCCGGCGATGCAACCGGACGTTCCGGGAATTCGTCGGGCGGACGTACGCGGAGATCCTCGGGCAACCGTTCGACCGGCTTCTTTCGGAAGCCGGCATCGACGCCGCGCTTCCCCTCGGGAAACCGGTGGAATGCTTCCACGCACGGACCGGAAAGTGGTTCGTGCTGCGCCACTATCCGTTCGAAGACGCCTCCCGTTCCGGCACCCGGGGGACGATCGTCACCCTCCACGACGCGACGGAGAGGAAGAAGGCCGCCGAGGAGCTCACCCGGAAGAATCTCCGGCTGAACGAGGCGCTCGCCGCGCTCAAACGCAGCCAGGCCAGGGTCCTCCACCAGGAGAAGATGGCGTCGGTCGGGCAGCTCGCGGCCGGGGTGGCCCACGAGATCAGCGACCCGATCGGCTTCGTCAACAGCAACCTCTCCACCCTCGCGAAATATCTGTCGCGAATCGAAGGGTTCCTCGCCGCCCAGTCCGAGTGCATCGCCGCAGGCGCACCGCCTGCGCAGGTCGAATCGGTCCGGCAGCAGCGGGCCGGTCTCAAGATCGACTACATCATGAAGGATCTCGAGGACCTGGTCCGCGAGTCGATGGAGGGGGCGGAACGCGTGCAAAGCATCGTCGCGGACCTGAAGGGCTTCTCCCGGGTGGACGAAAGCGATTACAGGCAGGCCGACCTCAACGAGTGCCTCGGCAGCACGATCAACATCGCCTGGAACGAGATCAAGTACAAGGCGACCCTCAAGAAAGAGTTCGGGGAGATCCCGCGAACCCGCTGCCTCCCCCACCAGATGAACCGTGTTTTCATGAACCTTCTGGTCAACGCCGCGCACGCCATCGAAGAAAAGGGGGTCATCACCGTCCGGTCCTGGGAGGAGGACGGGTACGTCTGCGTCTCCGTCGCCGACACGGGACGGGGGATCCCGGAGGCGGACCTGAGCCGGATCTTCGATCCCTTCTTCACCACGAAGGAGATCGGCAAGGGAACGGGGCTGGGCCTGAGCATCACCTACGACATCGTGAAGAAGCACAACGGGGAGATCACGGTGCGGAGCGAACCCGGAAAGGGGACCGTGTTCACGGTGCGGATCCCCGTGGTGGCGGAGGTCTGA
- a CDS encoding HD domain-containing protein, which translates to MDNAVLFVGDDANALNALARLFLNRDVRVLRAGDGEEALGIVRREPVAVVVSDNLMPGTRGVELLSRVRDLSPDTVRVLLTETAGLPAAAEAITRGEASRFHVKPWVDEEIVRTVEEGLWRYRLVRSLRDGDEATLHSIAQTIELRDPYTRGHCDRMAAFALKIAEGLSLPEEMRRAIRLGSWLHDCGKIGVPEAILNSPGRLSAADFEVVKKHPEWGADVGRQANLPEEVINILLYHHERFDGRGYPTGAKGTEIPLEARIVAVADIYDAMSSDRPYAKGYEPEEVMRVMGVLRGADLDPELVDIFLAGLTS; encoded by the coding sequence GTGGATAACGCCGTCCTGTTCGTCGGCGACGATGCGAACGCCCTGAACGCGCTGGCGCGCCTGTTCCTGAACCGGGACGTGCGGGTCCTGCGCGCCGGGGACGGGGAGGAGGCGCTCGGGATCGTACGGAGGGAGCCGGTGGCGGTCGTCGTTTCCGACAACCTCATGCCGGGGACGCGCGGAGTCGAGCTGCTCTCGCGAGTGCGGGATCTCTCGCCCGACACCGTAAGGGTCCTCCTGACGGAGACCGCCGGCCTTCCCGCTGCGGCCGAGGCGATCACCCGGGGAGAAGCGTCCCGCTTCCACGTGAAACCGTGGGTGGACGAGGAGATCGTCCGCACCGTCGAGGAGGGATTGTGGCGGTACCGGCTGGTGCGCTCCCTGCGCGACGGGGACGAAGCCACCCTGCACTCGATCGCCCAGACGATCGAACTGAGGGACCCGTACACCCGGGGACATTGCGACCGCATGGCGGCGTTCGCCCTGAAGATCGCCGAGGGGCTGTCCCTCCCCGAGGAGATGCGGCGGGCGATCCGGCTCGGGAGCTGGCTCCACGACTGCGGCAAGATCGGCGTGCCGGAGGCGATCCTCAATTCCCCGGGGAGGCTGTCCGCGGCGGATTTCGAGGTGGTCAAGAAGCATCCGGAGTGGGGCGCCGACGTCGGACGCCAGGCGAACCTTCCCGAGGAGGTCATCAACATCCTCCTCTACCACCACGAGCGGTTCGACGGCCGGGGGTACCCCACGGGCGCGAAGGGGACGGAGATCCCTCTCGAGGCGCGGATCGTCGCGGTGGCGGACATCTACGACGCGATGTCGTCGGACCGCCCGTACGCCAAAGGATACGAGCCGGAGGAAGTGATGCGCGTGATGGGGGTGCTGCGTGGAGCCGACCTCGATCCGGAACTGGTCGATATTTTCCTGGCGGGCCTCACCTCATGA
- a CDS encoding metal-dependent hydrolase encodes MDTVTHGLTGWLVARALPDDWRGEHAATATAVVTLGSVLPDADHAASLLGSELYLRVHRGLSHSLLGITVSSLVMALLFARFGKWKDAKRLFVLALAGQVSHVVLDLLNAYGTQVLQPFSDARLSLDLLFVVDLVFTGIVVAGIAWSRGGRAGPARVAIVSLAAYVGIAALLHGRAVDLVRDAAVRSGIRVVSASALPRLPSVALPSVDRFGFATPAAASPAQKALSGSRAAAEGRVVPFPAGPFAWNGFLDDGRSFRRAEVAPLSGTLEWKQQEPRGADVPAVRAMLGLSDVKTYLWFARFPAVHVTTDSGRTEVTFYDMRFSGMPGRRPFLLRVIETPGAPPLALWGS; translated from the coding sequence ATGGATACGGTTACGCACGGCCTCACCGGCTGGCTCGTCGCGCGGGCGCTGCCGGACGACTGGAGGGGAGAGCACGCCGCGACGGCGACGGCGGTCGTCACCCTGGGGTCCGTTCTCCCCGACGCCGACCACGCGGCGTCCCTGCTGGGGAGCGAGTTGTACCTGCGCGTCCACCGCGGGCTCTCCCATTCCCTCCTCGGGATCACCGTCTCCTCGCTCGTCATGGCGCTGCTGTTCGCGCGCTTCGGCAAGTGGAAGGACGCGAAGCGCCTTTTCGTGCTGGCTCTCGCCGGTCAGGTCTCCCACGTCGTCCTCGATCTCCTGAACGCCTACGGGACGCAGGTCCTCCAGCCGTTCTCCGACGCCCGGCTGTCGCTGGACCTCCTCTTCGTCGTGGACCTCGTTTTCACCGGCATCGTCGTCGCGGGGATCGCCTGGTCCCGGGGGGGAAGGGCCGGTCCCGCGCGCGTCGCGATCGTCTCCCTCGCGGCCTACGTCGGGATCGCGGCGCTGCTCCACGGCCGCGCGGTGGACCTCGTGCGGGACGCCGCCGTCCGGTCGGGGATCCGCGTGGTTTCCGCGTCGGCGCTCCCGCGGCTGCCTTCCGTCGCGCTTCCCTCCGTCGACCGGTTCGGGTTCGCGACTCCGGCCGCCGCGTCTCCGGCGCAGAAAGCCCTTTCCGGAAGCCGGGCCGCGGCGGAGGGGAGGGTCGTTCCGTTTCCCGCGGGACCCTTTGCGTGGAACGGGTTCCTGGACGACGGGAGGTCGTTCCGGCGGGCCGAGGTCGCCCCGCTGTCGGGGACGCTGGAGTGGAAGCAGCAGGAGCCGCGGGGCGCCGATGTCCCGGCGGTTCGCGCGATGCTCGGGTTGTCCGACGTGAAGACGTACCTCTGGTTCGCCCGGTTCCCCGCGGTGCATGTCACCACGGATTCCGGCCGCACCGAGGTGACCTTCTACGACATGCGCTTCAGCGGGATGCCGGGGCGCCGCCCCTTCCTCCTGCGGGTGATCGAAACCCCGGGCGCTCCGCCCCTGGCCCTCTGGGGGTCCTGA
- a CDS encoding class II fumarate hydratase — protein MTDFRVEKDSMGEVRVPAKAYYGAQSQRAVENCPVSGERMPLPVVHAAALIKGLAAEVNAGLGILPAPLAEAISRAAREVLEGTFDDQFVVGVFQTGSGTSTNMNVNEVLANRANELLGKPLGGNAPVHPNDHANRCQSSNDVIPSAIRIAARRELSDRLLPALAVLRDALSGKAAEFSDVLKIGRTHLQDAVPVTLGQEFSGYASQVDHGIRRIRATFADLEELPLGGTAVGTGLNAHPEFAARTIAEIARATGIPFRPAENRFEAMGAQDPLVAASGALKGVSASLMKIAHDLRLLSSGPRCGIGEITLPSLQPGSSIMPGKVNPVILEVTIQVAAQVMGNDATVTLGGGLGVLELNVMQPVMARNLLESVGLLSASSAMLASGCVAGIAPNRARCAEMIEQSLAMVTPLAVRIGYDKAAALAHEAYHGGKTIRALLAEKGVLTADEIDRILDPRTMI, from the coding sequence ATGACGGATTTCCGGGTCGAAAAGGATTCGATGGGGGAGGTCCGCGTCCCGGCGAAGGCGTATTACGGGGCGCAGTCGCAGCGGGCGGTGGAGAACTGCCCGGTGAGCGGCGAGCGGATGCCGCTCCCGGTCGTGCACGCGGCGGCGCTGATCAAGGGGCTCGCGGCGGAGGTCAACGCGGGGCTGGGGATCCTGCCGGCCCCCCTGGCGGAGGCGATCTCGCGCGCCGCCAGGGAGGTCCTCGAGGGGACGTTCGACGACCAGTTCGTCGTCGGCGTCTTCCAGACCGGCTCCGGCACCTCCACGAACATGAACGTGAACGAGGTGCTGGCGAACCGGGCGAACGAACTGCTCGGGAAGCCGCTGGGGGGGAACGCCCCGGTCCACCCGAACGACCACGCGAACCGGTGCCAGTCGAGCAACGACGTGATCCCGTCGGCGATCCGGATCGCGGCGCGGCGGGAACTGTCCGACCGGCTCCTCCCGGCGCTCGCCGTGCTGCGGGACGCCCTCTCCGGCAAGGCGGCGGAGTTCTCCGACGTGCTGAAGATCGGGAGAACCCACTTGCAAGATGCCGTCCCGGTGACGCTGGGGCAGGAGTTCTCGGGGTACGCCTCCCAGGTCGACCACGGGATCCGGCGTATCCGGGCGACGTTCGCGGACCTCGAAGAGCTGCCGCTCGGCGGCACCGCCGTGGGGACGGGGTTGAACGCCCACCCGGAGTTCGCCGCGCGGACGATCGCGGAGATCGCACGCGCCACCGGGATTCCGTTCCGCCCGGCGGAGAACCGGTTCGAGGCGATGGGGGCGCAGGATCCGCTGGTGGCGGCCAGCGGCGCGCTGAAAGGCGTCTCGGCGTCCCTGATGAAGATCGCCCACGACCTGCGGCTCCTGTCGTCGGGTCCCCGGTGCGGGATCGGCGAGATCACCCTCCCGTCGCTGCAGCCCGGCTCCTCCATCATGCCGGGGAAGGTCAATCCGGTGATCCTCGAGGTGACGATCCAGGTGGCGGCGCAGGTGATGGGGAACGACGCGACGGTGACCCTCGGAGGCGGGCTGGGGGTGCTCGAGCTGAACGTGATGCAGCCGGTGATGGCGCGCAACCTCCTCGAATCGGTCGGGCTCCTTTCCGCGTCGTCGGCGATGCTCGCTTCCGGATGCGTCGCCGGGATCGCGCCGAACCGGGCGCGGTGCGCGGAGATGATCGAGCAGAGTCTCGCGATGGTGACGCCGCTGGCAGTGCGGATCGGGTATGATAAGGCCGCGGCGCTTGCCCACGAGGCGTACCACGGGGGGAAGACGATCCGCGCACTGCTTGCGGAAAAGGGGGTTCTCACCGCGGACGAGATCGACCGGATCCTCGACCCGCGGACGATGATCTGA
- a CDS encoding carbonic anhydrase, producing MRKLIAGIHRFQKRYWSANRELYRRLAEHGQFPEALFLTCSDARVDPVTITHGEPGDLFIVRNIGNFVPPYSENPLEGTGVAAAVEYAVEHLEVRDIIVCGHSDCGAMKALYRERGMFAATPHIGQWLRHGDRTMAVVAANYPDRSREERYEITAEENVLVQMENLRTYPVVQKAAREGRLHVHAWYYEIGTGTVFRYSPEKEQFEPIREEEE from the coding sequence ATGCGGAAGCTGATCGCGGGAATCCACCGGTTCCAGAAGCGGTACTGGAGCGCGAACCGGGAGCTGTACCGGCGGCTGGCGGAGCACGGGCAGTTCCCCGAGGCGCTGTTCCTCACCTGCTCCGACGCACGGGTCGACCCCGTCACGATCACGCACGGAGAGCCCGGGGACCTCTTCATCGTCCGGAACATCGGGAACTTCGTCCCTCCGTACTCGGAAAACCCCCTCGAGGGGACCGGCGTGGCGGCGGCGGTGGAGTACGCCGTGGAGCACCTGGAGGTGCGGGACATCATCGTCTGCGGGCACTCCGACTGCGGGGCGATGAAGGCGCTCTACCGGGAGCGGGGAATGTTCGCCGCGACCCCTCACATCGGCCAGTGGCTGCGCCACGGGGATCGGACGATGGCGGTGGTGGCGGCAAACTACCCGGACCGGTCCCGGGAGGAACGGTACGAGATCACCGCCGAGGAGAACGTCCTCGTGCAGATGGAGAACCTGCGGACGTACCCGGTCGTGCAGAAGGCGGCGCGCGAGGGGCGCCTCCACGTCCACGCCTGGTACTACGAGATCGGCACGGGGACGGTCTTCCGTTACTCCCCGGAGAAGGAGCAGTTCGAGCCGATCCGGGAGGAAGAGGAGTAG
- a CDS encoding c-type cytochrome, with product MTKKTAFWIFLIGTLSSAAVFLGATYDTHRQVGTLANVDKLSDQVVAGKRAFEKYNCNDCHTILGFGGYYAPDLTKVVQRVGEEGIRYRVKSPELAFANSPRKMPNQHVTDQEITDLVAFFKWVGEINNNDWPPQDSKKRLSRGEQMMVAKVGVSPGAAVFQTKGCMNCHSLKGTGGTFGPALDKIGAGMTAEEIGKYVRDPKGVDPNSKMPPQKDNLSERELDEVARFLATLK from the coding sequence ATGACGAAGAAGACCGCCTTCTGGATTTTCCTGATCGGCACGCTTTCCTCGGCGGCCGTGTTCCTCGGCGCCACCTACGACACCCACCGGCAGGTGGGGACGCTGGCGAACGTGGACAAGCTGTCCGACCAGGTCGTGGCCGGGAAACGGGCGTTCGAGAAGTACAACTGCAACGACTGCCACACGATCCTGGGCTTCGGCGGCTACTACGCGCCGGACCTGACGAAGGTGGTCCAGCGGGTCGGCGAGGAGGGGATCCGCTACCGCGTGAAGTCGCCCGAGCTGGCGTTCGCCAACTCCCCGCGGAAGATGCCGAACCAGCACGTAACGGATCAGGAGATCACCGACCTCGTCGCCTTCTTCAAGTGGGTCGGCGAGATCAACAACAACGACTGGCCTCCGCAGGACAGCAAAAAGCGCCTCTCGAGGGGCGAGCAGATGATGGTCGCGAAGGTCGGGGTGTCGCCCGGCGCCGCCGTCTTCCAGACGAAGGGGTGCATGAACTGCCACTCCCTCAAGGGGACGGGGGGGACGTTCGGGCCCGCGCTCGACAAGATCGGGGCGGGGATGACGGCGGAGGAGATCGGGAAGTACGTCCGCGACCCCAAGGGCGTCGACCCGAACTCGAAGATGCCGCCGCAGAAGGACAACCTCTCCGAGCGGGAACTGGACGAAGTCGCCAGGTTCCTCGCGACCCTGAAATAA
- a CDS encoding cbb3-type cytochrome c oxidase subunit I, whose amino-acid sequence MEYRSQKIAYWYFAAALPLFVLQVVVGLWLAANYTFTIPQSIVNVFPFSTARAIHTNLLVLWMLLGFMGGTYYIIPEETKSELYSTGLAWFQLIALLVTGVTALVGFLFGWTQGRPLLEIPMALDFVVVIGALVFLFNVGMTMLKAKNWTAIQGTLLGGLVFLALLYLFGIPFYRNLVIDWYYWWWVIHLWVEGAWELVTASIFAFVLMKLTGVERQVVEKWLYVEIGLFLFTGLAGTGHHYYWIGAPRYWLWIGGIFSALEPLPILLMVFDTMHHVKERNQKIVNPLTWTYAIGCAVLHFIGAGVWGFLHTLPQINYYTHGSQVTVSHGHLAFFGAYALLNLMTFYYAMPKMKGIAEYDDRRGKIGFWTMCSAMMIMGLTFGVAGVLQSYIERVLGMGYMVAQGYMRLWMGVTMAAGVFFLAGLLTTVFDLFTLRPAKARTT is encoded by the coding sequence ATGGAATACCGCTCCCAGAAGATCGCCTACTGGTACTTCGCCGCCGCGCTCCCGCTCTTCGTGCTCCAGGTCGTCGTGGGGCTGTGGCTGGCGGCCAACTACACCTTCACCATCCCGCAGTCGATCGTGAACGTCTTCCCGTTCTCGACGGCGCGCGCGATCCACACGAACCTCCTCGTCCTGTGGATGCTCCTGGGCTTCATGGGCGGCACCTACTACATCATCCCCGAGGAGACGAAGTCGGAGCTCTACTCCACCGGCCTCGCCTGGTTCCAGCTGATCGCCCTGCTCGTCACGGGGGTGACCGCCCTCGTGGGCTTCCTCTTCGGGTGGACGCAGGGGCGGCCGCTCCTGGAGATCCCGATGGCGCTCGATTTCGTCGTCGTCATCGGCGCGCTCGTCTTCCTGTTCAACGTCGGCATGACGATGCTCAAGGCGAAGAACTGGACGGCGATCCAGGGGACGCTGCTCGGCGGGCTCGTCTTCCTCGCCCTGCTGTATCTCTTCGGCATCCCCTTCTACCGGAACCTCGTCATCGACTGGTACTACTGGTGGTGGGTGATCCACCTGTGGGTGGAGGGCGCCTGGGAACTCGTCACCGCGTCGATCTTCGCCTTCGTCCTGATGAAGCTCACCGGCGTGGAGCGCCAGGTGGTGGAGAAGTGGCTCTACGTCGAGATCGGGCTGTTCCTCTTCACCGGACTGGCCGGAACCGGGCACCATTACTACTGGATCGGCGCGCCGAGATACTGGCTGTGGATCGGCGGGATCTTCTCCGCCCTCGAGCCGCTGCCGATCCTCCTGATGGTCTTCGACACGATGCACCACGTGAAGGAGCGGAATCAGAAGATCGTCAACCCCCTCACGTGGACGTACGCCATCGGCTGCGCGGTGCTGCACTTCATCGGCGCCGGCGTGTGGGGATTCCTGCACACCTTGCCGCAGATCAACTACTACACGCACGGCTCCCAGGTCACCGTGTCGCACGGCCACCTCGCGTTCTTCGGCGCCTACGCGCTGCTGAACCTGATGACGTTCTACTACGCGATGCCGAAGATGAAGGGGATCGCGGAGTACGACGACCGCCGCGGCAAGATCGGCTTCTGGACGATGTGCTCCGCCATGATGATCATGGGGCTGACCTTCGGCGTGGCGGGGGTGCTGCAAAGCTACATCGAGCGGGTGCTCGGCATGGGGTACATGGTCGCCCAGGGGTACATGCGGCTCTGGATGGGGGTCACCATGGCGGCGGGCGTCTTCTTCCTCGCCGGACTGCTCACCACCGTCTTCGACCTCTTCACGTTGCGGCCGGCGAAGGCGCGGACGACGTAA
- a CDS encoding DUF1858 domain-containing protein: MDRYTKGFVVASLVYFFLAAVLGIWMGGTDAAGWVRFAHVHFNLLGFMSMMIYGVGYFILPRFNGRTLRWPSWVPAHFYAANLGLIGMVATAPERPSTGFILFAVLSVISAGMFAVNLGATMLLEPKASEEAEEAPSPAPEAERAAAAPPPAMPTIDPDTRVGEILTKWPQTVDVFVGHGFASLANPEHREQVKQIPITLRMACQRHNVDLDYMVSELNEAIAPATPKAASAATKPAPASAAKKGKLSRGETIGADHILGEILGAYPETEKVFRKYYGDGCFSCPGQATESVKQSAMMHNVSEKQLLSELNRAAGF, from the coding sequence ATGGACCGGTACACCAAAGGATTCGTGGTCGCTTCGCTCGTCTACTTCTTCCTGGCCGCCGTCCTCGGGATCTGGATGGGGGGAACGGACGCGGCGGGATGGGTGCGGTTCGCCCACGTCCACTTCAACCTGTTAGGCTTCATGTCGATGATGATCTACGGCGTCGGGTACTTCATCCTGCCCCGGTTCAACGGGCGGACGCTGCGCTGGCCCTCCTGGGTCCCCGCCCACTTCTACGCGGCGAATCTCGGACTGATCGGGATGGTGGCCACCGCGCCGGAGCGCCCCTCCACGGGCTTCATCCTCTTCGCGGTCCTGTCGGTCATCTCGGCGGGGATGTTCGCCGTGAACCTCGGGGCGACGATGCTGCTGGAGCCGAAAGCGTCAGAGGAAGCGGAGGAGGCGCCCTCCCCCGCGCCGGAAGCCGAACGTGCCGCCGCCGCACCGCCGCCCGCCATGCCGACGATCGACCCGGACACGCGGGTGGGCGAGATCCTCACCAAGTGGCCGCAGACCGTGGACGTCTTCGTGGGGCACGGCTTCGCCTCCCTCGCGAACCCGGAGCACCGCGAGCAGGTGAAGCAGATCCCCATCACGCTGCGGATGGCGTGCCAGCGGCACAACGTGGACCTCGACTACATGGTGTCCGAACTGAACGAGGCGATCGCCCCCGCGACGCCGAAGGCGGCCTCCGCCGCGACGAAGCCGGCTCCGGCGAGCGCGGCGAAGAAGGGGAAACTCTCCCGGGGGGAGACGATCGGGGCGGACCACATCCTCGGGGAGATCCTCGGGGCGTACCCCGAGACGGAGAAGGTGTTCCGGAAATATTACGGCGACGGCTGCTTCTCCTGCCCCGGGCAGGCGACGGAGTCGGTGAAGCAGAGCGCGATGATGCACAACGTGAGCGAGAAGCAGCTCCTCTCGGAGCTCAACCGCGCTGCTGGGTTCTGA